In Perca fluviatilis chromosome 3, GENO_Pfluv_1.0, whole genome shotgun sequence, the following proteins share a genomic window:
- the cdkn1ca gene encoding cyclin-dependent kinase inhibitor 1Ca — MNPIIRRRESVCRSLFGPVDHEQLRRDLTLKLKEISERDSRRWNFNFHTETPLCGRFQWEEIPADCAAAIYQESAQLKDDVCEEDDRLSKEVEEEEEEEESAAGIDQENCSSVSNTHKCPAEVTPVRRKRMLSKPAAKNRNNARITDFFPKRRKTTETKSIQNPFHTSSNEAALCKTIR; from the exons ATGAATCCCATCATCAGGCGCAGAGAGTCCGTTTGCAGGAGTTTGTTTGGCCCGGTGGACCACGAGCAGCTGCGCCGGGACTTGACGCTGAAGCTGAAGGAGATCAGCGAGCGGGACAGCCGCCGCTGGAACTTTAACTTCCACACTGAGACGCCGCTGTGCGGCCGGTTTCAGTGGGAGGAAATACCCGCAGACTGCGCTGCTGCTATCTATCAGGAGTCCGCACAGCTGAAGGACGATGTCTGTGAGGAAGACGACAGGCTGAgtaaagaagtagaagaagaagaagaagaggaagaaagcgCAGCCGGGATCGACCAGGAGAACTGCTCCAGCGtctccaacacacacaagtgTCCCGCTGAAGTGACGCCCGTCCGGAGGAAGAGGATGCTCTCAAAACCGGCAGCCAAGAACAGAAACAACGCCCGAATTACAG ATTTTTTCCCAAAGAGAAGGAAAACTACAGAAACCAAGAGCATCCAGAATCCTTTCCACACAAGTTCCAATGAAGCAGCTCTGTGCAAAACAATAAGGTGA